The DNA segment GCTAAACCCTGACTATCTTATGTCCGTCTTCGATagattaaaacatattgttcCTGATCTATGTCCCGAGTCTGAAGCAACTGAGCAACTAGTCAGTCTATTGGGAAGTTTACAAGAGAAACAGCCGAATATCAAACCCAATAACGAAGCGTCAATTGCAGCAAcggtaatttattaatatttttagacCTTTTTATTAAAGCCCTTATATTTGTATAGGCAATTGATATTGAAAAGGTTACTATTGGTAAACAGCTTGCTTGGGATTTGGTTAATTACTTAATTTTATGGTTGATTTGGAAATCCCTGACcggtttcattttaaataatctgGATGGAAAACAGGAGAATCGAGTCAGAAATCTCGTATTCGAATGACACGATcgtaaaactgaaaaatctTGGTGTAAACGATTATGTCGCTGGTTTTGCCAAGTAACATGAAGTAACTCCTAGTCATTATTTTTGAGTCCGAACTATATGCTTACTGACTTTTGCGATTGAAagattaacattttaaatattttatgttcagGAGAATCCTGTTGGAGAAATTGTAAACATAATGAACGAAGAAGACCACAAAAACCCAACTACCGTTACGTATCTTCAAAAGCTAAACGATCCGATATCAAAGCTGATAAAACAACTCGATTCAAAAGACGACCAATCGCAATTACGAAGCAGTTGGGCCAAGTACATGATGCCTACATTTACACGAATATCTGGACAACTATGGCAAGTGGTTCTGGCGAGAGAGATGGCCAAGTTAAGAGAATTTAGCAAACATTTCAGTTTGCATCTGGTTAGACGAAAGTGGGTTCACCAGTCTGAAAGAATATATAACCAATCTCCCGACCCATACTCGTTCTATTTCTGGAATGGAGACAATATAACCAAAGATCCGTATTACACAGCTAATGAAACTCATATACCATGTAAGCAAACATAAAGACTTCATGTATCTTAATCACAT comes from the Ciona intestinalis unplaced genomic scaffold, KH HT001256.1, whole genome shotgun sequence genome and includes:
- the LOC113475740 gene encoding uncharacterized protein LOC113475740 — encoded protein: MTHFISRYDKTCTFTGGTNKTLKEVKFGIESLKGKLKNRQGMGNYDAAIANDLSEKLEGLEATLNPDYLMSVFDRLKHIVPDLCPESEATEQLVSLLGSLQEKQPNIKPNNEASIAATENPVGEIVNIMNEEDHKNPTTVTYLQKLNDPISKLIKQLDSKDDQSQLRSSWAKYMMPTFTRISGQLWQVVLAREMAKLREFSKHFSLHLVRRKWVHQSERIYNQSPDPYSFYFWNGDNITKDPYYTANETHIPCKQT